One genomic region from Cydia amplana chromosome Z, ilCydAmpl1.1, whole genome shotgun sequence encodes:
- the LOC134660694 gene encoding astacin-like: MLRFGVLLLVVAATAVPPVTKSRDEIEAFRSFLESGKTDSGFRIQDRQAANPHAKVWENSGKYQGDILLDEVQVQGMLEAFASGRNAYIWPNTKWPDNVVVYEFAQGHFTQAAQNAILNGMAAIERNSCVRFRLRTNNDRNYVRITNYNDGCYAHVGYWSTRGIHILNLTWPSCSLHTTIVHEWLHSLGFVHMQSTHNRDDYVRIMWENIWPGMEYNFDKYATNIVNNMGLPYEYASSMHYGGYGFSINGRPAMVALYDWHGLMGQQDYVTYWDYLRVRRHYDCPGAWSEQLQGETQEPSAEPLAQEA; this comes from the exons ATGTTGCGCTTTGGTGTGTTGCTTCTGGTGGTTGCCGCGACAGCGGTCCCGCCCGTGACGAAGTCTCGAGATGAGATTGAGGCGTTCAGGAGTTTTTTGGAAAGCGGCAAGACTG ACTCCGGTTTCCGCATCCAAGACCGCCAAGCGGCCAACCCGCACGCCAAGGTGTGGGAGAACAGCGGCAAGTACCAGGGCGACATACTGCTGGACGAGGTGCAGGTGCAGGGCATGCTGGAGGCCTTCGCCAGCGGCCGCAACGCGTACATCTGGCCGAACACCAAGTGGCCGGACAATGTCGTGGTCTACGAGTTCGCGCAGGGGCACTTCA CCCAGGCCGCCCAAAACGCCATCTTGAACGGCATGGCGGCCATCGAGAGGAACAGCTGTGTCCGCTTCAGACTCAGGACTAACAACGACAGAAACTACGTCCGTATTACC AATTACAACGACGGTTGCTACGCGCACGTGGGCTACTGGTCCACGCGCGGCATCCACATCCTCAACCTGACCTGGCCAAGCTGCTCCCTGCACACCACCATCGTGCACGAGTGGCTGCACAGCCTAGGCTTCGTGCACATGCAGTCCACACACAACAGGGACGATTACGTCAGGATTATGTGGGAGAACATCTGGCCCG GCATGGAATATAATTTCGACAAGTACGCTACGAACATAGTCAACAACATGGGGTTACCATACGAATACGCCAGCTCTATGCACTACGGAGGCTATGGGTTCAGCATCAACGGACGCCCCGCCATGGTGGCATTGTAT GATTGGCACGGACTCATGGGCCAGCAGGACTACGTGACCTACTGGGACTACCTGCGCGTGCGACGCCACTACGACTGCCCTGGAGCGTGGAGCGAGCAACTTCAGGGCGAGACCCAGGAACCGTCGGCTGAACCCTTGGCTCAGGAGGCTTAA